ttccttgAATCTCTCAAACCATCCTTTTGAGTTTGAAATAGACCACCATCATTCTCCGGTTCATTGAAGCCTTTCTCgactatctcccacacatcatgtGCTCCTAAGATAGCCATCATCCTAAGACTCCAATTGTCATAGTTGCTCTTAGTGAGCAATGGAACTTGGAAGGGAACACCATTGTTGCCATCTTcaaaaggaacctggctctgataccactttgttggaatgaaatttttttataaagatggagaaagtgtttaagtgtttgaagagaaagaagttttgtgaagaagaaagattatataactTAGAAGAGGgttttattacttgttacaaACTTGGATTATTTCTTGGTGATGCAAAATGAGAAGATAGTGGATgtatttatagcctccaaagtacaaaatatcttacatattttaatcttaaatctagagaattctaccataatatctaagattttttattataattatctagataattctatgagaatatctagatttttattctaaGGAGGTGGAGGATGATTCTAGATATTGGACTAAGTTTGGACTAAAATGATTAGTAAATTATTAGCCCAAAATGTGATCCAAATCAAATTTAACTTTCAACggttttcttcttcatctatAGGTGATGAACATGGAGGATAACTttattctaagaaaaaaattaaacttcatGACTTCAAGTCTTCATTGCTATGatacatattaataattattcttCCGAAAGTCAATGTTCAGTCACGTTCTCATAGGTATCATATGGATATATACTCAAGGCCCGTCTGGAAATAGAAAGTGGAACCCTGAgccgaaatttttttttggggccctttttgaagaaaagaaaaaaaataaggtttttttcctaattttttttttttaaaaaaacattgggCCCTAGTCtggactaatttttttttaaacgatgTAATGACCCTTGTGCAAATGCACTCTCAGCACATGCACGTGACCGGGCCTTATTACTGTAACCTATAACAAAGatgtatacatatttatttCTTGAGAAAATTCCATATTAATACCCAACTTTAATTACTATTTCTAATTTAATACACTTCTGAGAATGACCAGAAAAAAACACAAGCTAATTTTTTTTGCTCTTTTAATACTTCTACTAAATCCCTTGTATCTATATTAGGTTGCCTCGTTAACGCCATTACTGAAACTGTTAACATCCTAAAATAATCGTTAATTTCTGTCGTTTAACACTAATCCATGGTTAATAATCGTTAACATATAATCGTTAACATCCTAAAATAATCGTTAACTAACCTTAAGTTTTAaatattctcaaaggaaacccTAATTTATCTTCACCATTAATAGAGAGAGGGAAAGAGattcagagagagagaaggacaACGATACAGAAACTGAACTTGTGACTATGAAAGAACTAAAAGCTTTGTTGCCTTAATGTAAAAACTACAAATTGTTTTTCATATTCAATAGAAATAAGTTTCTGAAATACTCTGTTTTCTTTCATAAAAACAGAGCACGCTGATTACAAAACAGAGCTTTGTGTGTCTTGTTGAAGAAGAAACAATATCTTCTAACAACAGCTTTGACAATTTGTAACCCTATCGTTGGgtgggttttgttttgtttctgtgATTGTCCATGGCTTAAAGTAATTAGTTGTTGCTCTTATGCGCTTGTCTTGTTGGTCGTGTCTGATTGTGGTATTATTTGTGTGGTTAGTCGTGTTGTTTCTCTCAAGTATTTGTATTGTTTTGACAAAATCGTTTAAAAGCTTAATAACTTGACAAATATCCAAAGACATCATCATAACTAGAATTTTAAAAGCTTAACTTGAGTTCTGAAACAGAAGACAAACATCCAAAGATAACATCATAACCAGAGATTTAAAACAAAAGACAAATCACATATTCATTCCTTAGAAGCAGACCCTATAACTCTTGAACGGTCTCCATAAACTTCAAATACTCTATCAGTAAATGGACTTATGTAGACTCCATGCCCCCTTGGAAAAACCTCTCTACGTGCTTGTCCTCGTCCAGGAGGACGTCCACGGCCACGACGTGTTGAAGGTGGCCCTGCTGCTGCATCTGTTGCAGTTGAAGAAGATGGTATTGTCGATGCCTCAGGACATGAAGATGTAACATCAGGTGCGTTGATGGAAGGTTCGgattgtgttttcttttgtctCTTTGGTCGTTTTGGATTTGTTTCTCCTTCCCCCTGTAATGTTAAATAATTCCCATAAGAAGCTATCATATACTATCTAGTGGCAATGGTGAAATATATACTTACAAACAATTTAAAAGGTCTTCCACGTTTACGTTTTGGACCTTGAACCACATGAGCTGcattcttacaagtgattcggTTATGTCCAATCTGTTGGCAATTACCACATGTCACTGTTCTGCCATCACGAGTCACTCGATAGGGTCTTGAAGGTGACTCATGTGCTGCTTTAATCCTCTTTTTCTTAGGACGTCCGAGCATTTTCCTAAACCCTGGAACTCCAATGGGGTCTTTACCAGTCTTCTGCCAAAATGTTTCTCCATTTACTGGTTTAATGTTGTCTCTGAAAGTCTCTATCCAAACCAGAGTCTTGTAGTAATAATCAACATAGCTGCATAGAAAAGTAACAACTTCAGTAACGATTCAAACCACatcatgtaataaaatgtaCAATAACTTACTTAGCTGGATCTTGATTGCTGTCGTTGATGACCCGAATTGCATGTGAACATGGGATGCCGGTGAGGTCCCATTCTCGACAAACACAAGTTTTTTAGGCGAAGACTCACCTCAAAGCTACAATCATACAAACTTACTTCATACAAGTTATCACTACTCTTGTATATGGTACAACGATTGCTTGTTTCTCGGTTTGTTTCCAAAGTAGTAGCTACTTTTTTGGGAAAATCAAGCAGACATTGGTTTGCCTTCACCCATCTACGGGAAATGCGCAACTTGCCTCCTAATTGCTTCCAACATCTTAATTAGAGGTAACTCTCTGGATTTTTTAATTGTCCTATTGAAACTCTCAGATAAGTTGTTGCAGACATTATCAGATCGTGCTAGATTGGAGAAGAAAGCACGAGACCAACTGTTAGGATTAGCTGCCTTCAAGTCGTCATGTGCTTCTCTATCAAATACACGCAACTCATCCATCCTTGAATCAAATTCTGGAATTGTTCGACTGTAAGCCACCCTCCAAAAGAAAGGTCTATATTCTTCACTGCTGTAAGTCTTCCTCCAATTAGCGTACACATGTCTAGCACAATTCCTATGTTCTGCGTTTGGGAGAACTGTTGCTAGAGCTATTTCCAAAccctgaaaaattaaaaaacaattaatgaaCAGAGAAAGTAAGAAGTGGTTATGTATTGTTCTTCATAAAAAAAAGTGGTGATGTATTATCGTGAATAGTCATACCTTTTGTCTGTCTGAAATGAAAGTAAAGCCAGTTCCTGAACGCAATCCCAAGTCCGCTTGCAACTTATTAACAAACCACTCCCATGACTCTTTGTTCTCTCCTCTAGCTACAGCCCAAGCTATAGGATAAATCCTATTTTCTGCATTTCTCCCTACAGCTGCTAATATCTCTCCTTTTAATTCTAACCGAGAAAAAGCCCCATCTAGTCCTATCAAAGGGCGACAATATttcttccaagttcttctaagTGGTTCAAAGTACACATAGAACCTATCAAATACCTGCCTCCCATTCTTCTCAACTGTTACAATTTCTGTGCTGCATTTGTTGTTTGATCACTTTAACTCGGCTTCATAATCCCATAGCTTTGCAAATTGTTGTTTCTGTGTTTCCAGCACCATGTCTAATGCAATCCTTCTTGTTTTTTTGCACTTATATATCGAAACTGAGACATTGTACTGGTACATCAACTCATCTTTGATATCTGTACTTCTTATTTCAGGTCGTCTTCTAGCTTCTTCTTTGAACAGTTTCGCGATAGTACCTTGTTTCGGCATCCGAACTCTTCCTGTTGGCAAATGGCAATGGATGTCTTCATATACATTAACCATCCACTTGAGGATTGGTTTCTCAACTGAACAATATATCCTCCATTTACAATTCTCATGGGTGCACACAGCTGCTTGTTTTGTTGACTCCCATCTATTAAGTTTGACATCAAACTGTGTCTTCAACACATACCTTAGCAACTGATCTTTGAACTCATCACCATTATTGAAAGTTTTCATTAGCCACAGATATGGAGGCTTATCATAGTCTGCACGGCTTCTCTGTGAGGTTGcgttcttttttcttcttgtttttctttcttctttgtgaAAATTTGCCCATTCTTCATCTGTATCAACTGGAGAATCAGGATACTCATCTCCTCTAACAGGCTTCTCATTTCACTTTCTTCAGCAGGAGCAAGGTTTGGTTGTGTACACTCGGTCTGTGCAGCCTGTGAAAACAGATTTTGGAATCGAACATCTTCAGCTCCTtgacccaaaatattttcttcatccTCCGACTGATGACCATTTGCAGCTTTTTCCTGTTCTTCTCTAATTTCATTCTCATTcatttcttcttcatcactgATCTCCTCTCTATTTTCATCGTCACTCTTCTCATCCTCACTCTTCTCTTCATCTTCACTCTTCTCTTCATCCACATTCTGACCATAGACAATGTACAAATCAACTTCACCACCAGCTTCAGTTTCTTTACACAACTTCCTAATCTCGGCATCTTTGTCTTTGTATATCGATCTAGCCAAAGAGATATCTTCTTTCACTGCCTTATACCAAACCTGCTCTACCTTACTTTTGATTCCTCTGTCTGATATGAACTCTTCGAAAACTGACCATGTCAAGAGATCCGGGTCGACAAACAAATCTCTAACACTAACTCCGCCACTGTAAGAGAACTTCTCTTTTTCGTATGACATAGAACCGCCATAGTGAATGTTCATCTTCAAAGCACCATCAATGTCACTGTAAACACAAAACAGCAACTATGGGTGATTCTCAGAAgaattaaaaattgtaaaaacaaattgtgATCACGATGGCTTCTAACTCTTACCTCATCTTCGTATTCGCAAGTCACTGTCTCGCTGAGTCTACACTGTAATGACGAACATTCCGTCAGAGAGAAGCAATCGatgatttgttttgtgaaaatcAAAGAGAGGTTTTGGGGAAGTTAGGGTTTTCGATGTGGAGGGAGTAGAAAGGTAAACAAATTGACATCGTTTAAGCTTAAGGTTAGTGTATTAACCATGGGTTAGTGCTAAACGGCAAAATTAACGAGTATGTTACGGTGTTAACAATCTTGATAATGGCGTTAAAGAGCCAAAGTGACATGGACATATGGGCTTTCGTAGAGTTATTAAAAgagcaaaaaaaattagtttgtgtttttttatgGCCACTTTTAAAAGTTGTGTATTAAGTTGGAAATAATAATTAAAGTTGtgtattaatatgaaatttTCCCTTATTTCTTTATGTATAAAATTCAAATCATCTATACAATCCATTTTCTAATCTTTCTAAACAAACCAAATCAATAGACTCagaatcaaaacataatatcttttattagTCTATCCaaacttataattaatgtcgaATCTTTATTATACCCATAAAATATCGAAACTATAGCCTAAATTTTTGGTAGCTATTATATTTacgtaaataattatataaacttatCTTTTATATAGACCTGTGAAGTTGCTCTTCATAGAAGAATGAAACACTCGATCTTTGTATTTGAAGTATATTATTCCTGAAAACAAATACAAGATTAAGAacagtaacaaaacaaacagTTGAACAATATATTAATTTCTGCACAAACTTTTTGGTCTTCTTCTGTCAAAAGTTCACCTAAAGCAGGGTGGCTCAAGAACAGCAAATCAAAAAGGAGATTCTCAACTCTAATCAGACACAAACCATGTTTCCAAGCtctaaaatgaaaagaaaataaaacatgccataaacacacacatatatcatatatatatgacataAAAAATAACCGGTGAATGTGATGACGCTTAGCTTCGTATTTTTTTGTTGAGCAACATGATTCACATTAGTTGTTTCATCTCTATGTTCGCACACAACTTTTCTGGaataaaacacaaacaaaataaGTATATCAGAGTCaaagaaacacacacaaaacGAATTCAGACAACCAACTATATCACTCCTTGAATTATATTCATCCCCGCTTCTCCCGCAGGTGCTCAATCACTCCTTGAATTATATTTTGGTTATATTAGTGCtccattataattttttgtccCCTCTGTTTCCATGGGTTTCTAAGGGTTCTCGAACTTGTATTTTCTTTTCAATAAGTTGTATCTTGCAACAGTATTATTCTATTTACTTTCATTtaatacaaagaaaaaatttaaaagagaaGATTAATACTCGCGTGGTCGCGCGGTCCCTGGCTAGTGTTATGTTATTAGAAAGCTTCTTGCTTTGCCTTACTTTGTCTTGCCGCATGATGGACAGATGGAAATTATTTTCTATGAATATAACCG
This genomic stretch from Brassica napus cultivar Da-Ae chromosome C9, Da-Ae, whole genome shotgun sequence harbors:
- the LOC125592447 gene encoding uncharacterized protein LOC125592447, with protein sequence MSDIDGALKMNIHYGGSMSYEKEKFSYSGGVSVRDLFVDPDLLTWSVFEEFISDRGIKSKVEQVWYKAVKEDISLARSIYKDKDAEIRKLCKETEAGGEVDLYIVYGQNVDEEKSEDEEKSEDEKSDDENREEISDEEEMNENEIREEQEKAANGHQSEDEENILGQGAEDVRFQNLFSQAAQTECTQPNLAPAEESEMRSLLEEMSILILQLIQMKNGQIFTKKKEKQEEKRTQPHREAVQTMISLHICG
- the LOC125592446 gene encoding uncharacterized protein LOC125592446 translates to MKTFNNGDEFKDQLLRYVLKTQFDVKLNRWESTKQAAVCTHENCKWRIYCSVEKPILKWMVNVYEDIHCHLPTGRVRMPKQGTIAKLFKEEARRRPEIRSTDIKDELMYQYNVSVSIYKCKKTRRIALDMVLETQKQQFAKLWDYEAELKRTWKKYCRPLIGLDGAFSRLELKGEILAAVGRNAENRIYPIAWAVARGENKESWEWFVNKLQADLGLRSGTGFTFISDRQKGLEIALATVLPNAEHRNCARHVYANWRKTYSSEEYRPFFWRVAYSRTIPEFDSRMDELRVFDREAHDDLKAANPNTLSYVDYYYKTLVWIETFRDNIKPVNGETFWQKTGKDPIGVPGFRKMLGRPKKKRIKAAHESPSRPYRVTRDGRTVTCGNCQQIGHNRITCKNAAHVVQGPKRKRGRPFKLFGEGETNPKRPKRQKKTQSEPSINAPDVTSSCPEASTIPSSSTATDAAAGPPSTRRGRGRPPGRGQARREVFPRGHGVYISPFTDRVFEVYGDRSRVIGSASKE